A portion of the Glycine max cultivar Williams 82 chromosome 10, Glycine_max_v4.0, whole genome shotgun sequence genome contains these proteins:
- the LOC100783270 gene encoding PH, RCC1 and FYVE domains-containing protein 1 — translation MADLVSYRNADRDIDQALIALKKGAQLLKYGRKGKPKFCPFRLSNDELSLIWISSSGERNLKLSSVSRIIPGQRTAVFQRYLCPEKDYLSFSLIYNNGKRSLDLICKDKVEAEVWIAGLKALISSGQGGRSKIDGWSDGGLYLDDSRDLTSNSPSESSASVSRDISSPDVSVSLANTSPQSFYFESTLNIERSHAPSNPSNMQVKGSSSDVFRVSVSSAPSTSSHGSAPDDYDALGDVYIWGEVICENVVKVGAEKSASYFSPRTDILLPRPLESNVVLDVLQIACGVKHAALVTRQGELFTWGEESGGRLGHGVGKNVIQPRLVEAMASTTVDFVACGEFHTCAVTMAGELYTWGDGTHNAGLLGHGTDVSHWIPKRIAGPLEGLQVALVTCGPWHTALITSTGQLFTFGDGTFGVLGHGDRENVSYPREVESLSGLRTIAVACGVWHTAAVVEVIVTQSSASVSSDKLFTWGDGDKNRLGHGDKDARLEPTCVSLLIDSNFHRIACGHSLTVGLTTSGEVFTMGSSVYGQLGNPQSDGKVPCLVKDKLAGESVEEIACGAYHVAVLTSKNEVYTWGKGANGRLGHGDVEDRKTPTLVEALKDRHVKYIACGSNYSAAICLHKWVSGAEQSQCSACRQAFGFTRKRHNCYNCGLVHCHSCSSRKALRASLAPNPGKPYRVCDSCFVKLIKVAESGNNNRRNAMPRLSGENKDRLEKSELRLTKTAVPSNMDLIKQLDSKAAAKQGKKADTFSLVRTSQPQSLLQLKDVVLSTAIDLKRTAPRPVLTPSGVSSRSVSPFSRRPSPPRSATPIPTTSGLSFSKSITDSLKKTNELLNQEVLKLRGQVETLRQRCELQELELQRSTKKTQEAMALAAEESAKSKAAKEVIKSLTAQLKDLAERLPPGAYDAENIRPAYLPNGLEPNGIHYPELNGERHTRAESISGSSLASIGLESSLLNRTEGTLPGSYGANLYLQNRGSVTSNGTDDYPNVKLPNGSSMIQPSSSTVSDMVDGRDSGDFQDDESGLRSRNTIVPANSNQVEAEWIEQYEPGVYITLVALGDGTRDLKRVRFSRRRFGEHQAETWWSENRDRVYERYNVRSTDKSSGQAARRTEGAGSPVL, via the exons ATGGCAGATCTTGTTAGCTACAGGAATGCCGACCGTGACATCGACCAA GCATTGATTGCTTTGAAAAAGGGTGCTCAACTACTTAAATATGGTCGTAAGGGAAAACCTAAGTTTTGTCCGTTTAGACTTTCCAAT GATGAATTGTCTTTAATCTGGATATCCAGTAGTGGAGAAAGAAATCTGAAGCTATCTTCTGTCTCAAGAATTATTCCTGGACAAAGAACT GCTGTTTTCCAACGATATCTGTGTCCTGAGAAGGACTATCTATCTTTTTCACTTATTTATAACAACGGGAAGCGATCCCTTGATTTG ATTTGCAAGGATAAAGTTGAGGCAGAAGTGTGGATTGCTGGTCTCAAGGCACTGATATCTTCCGGTCAAGGTGGGCGTTCCAAAATTGATGGATGGAGTGATGGAGGCCTATATCTTGAT GACAGTAGAGACTTGACATCAAATAGTCCTAGTGAAAGTTCAGCTAGTGTTTCACGTGACATCAGTTCTCCTGACGTTTCTGTTAGTCTGGCAAATACTTCTCCACAATCCTTTTACTTTGAGAGTACCTTAAATATTGAAAGGTCACATGCACCATCAAACCCATCAAATATGCAAGTGAAAGGATCTAGTTCAGATGTTTTTCGTGTTAGTGTCTCAAGTGCCCCCAGCACATCCAGTCATGGGTCTGCACCCGATGATTATGATGCTCTTGGGGATGTATACATATGGGGGGAGGTTATCTGTGAGAATGTTGTGAAAGTTGGTGCTGAGAAAAGTGCTAGTTATTTTAGCCCAAGGACAGATATTCTCCTCCCCAGGCCACTGGAGTCCAATGTGGTTTTAGATGTGCTTCAAATAGCATGTGGTGTTAAACATGCTGCTCTTGTCACAAGGCAAGGTGAACTTTTTACATGGGGTGAAGAGTCTGGAGGACGCCTTGGCCATGGTGTTGGGAAGAATGTGATTCAACCTCGTCTAGTTGAAGCAATGGCTTCCACAACTGTTGATTTTGTTGCCTGTGGGGAGTTCCATACCTGTGCTGTTACAATGGCTGGGGAACTATATACATGGGGTGATGGTACTCATAATGCCGGGCTTCTTGGTCATGGCACTGATGTTAGTCATTGGATACCGAAGAGAATTGCAGGTCCACTAGAGGGGCTTCAAGTTGCTTTAGTCACTTGTGGTCCGTGGCACACAGCCTTGATAACTTCAACTGGGCAGCTCTTCACATTTGGTGATGGAACATTTGGTGTCCTAGGCCATGGAGATAGGGAAAATGTTTCATATCCTAGAGAAGTAGAATCCTTATCTGGGTTGAGGACAATAGCTGTTGCTTGTGGAGTTTGGCATACTGCAGCTGTTGTAGAGGTTATTGTGACACAATCAAGTGCTAGTGTATCATCAGATAAATTGTTTACATGGGGCGATGGAGATAAAAATCGCCTTGGACACGGAGACAAGGATGCCCGGCTTGAACCAACTTGTGTATCTTTACTTATTGATTCCAATTTTCATAGAATTGCTTGCGGGCACAGTTTGACAGTAGGCCTGACAACATCCGGAGAAGTTTTTACAATGGGAAGCTCTGTTTATGGTCAGCTTGGGAATCCCCAGTCCGATGGAAAGGTGCCATGTTTGGTTAAAGACAAGCTTGCAGGAGAATCCGTTGAAGAAATTGCATGTGGGGCTTATCATGTTGCTGTTTTAACTTCCAAAAATGAAGTTTACACTTGGGGGAAGGGTGCAAATGGGAGATTGGGTCATGGAGATGTTGAAGATCGAAAAACACCGACTTTAGTTGAAGCCTTGAAAGATAGACATGTGAAATATATCGCATGTGGTTCGAACTACTCTGCCGCCATATGCCTTCATAAGTGGGTATCCGGTGCTGAGCAGTCTCAGTGCTCTGCTTGTAGACAGGCATTTGGGTTCACTAGAAAGAGACACAACTGTTATAATTGTGGACTCGTGCACTGTCATTCATGTAGTTCTAGGAAAGCATTAAGAGCTTCCCTTGCTCCTAATCCTGGGAAGCCCTATCGTGTTTGTGATTCTTGTTTCGTAAAATTAATCAAGGTTGCAGAATCGGGCAATAATAATCGGAGGAATGCTATGCCTCGTTTGTCAGGTGAAAACAAGGACAGATTAGAGAAGTCTGAGCTAAGATTGACCAAGACAGCAGTCCCTTCTAATATGGATTTGATAAAGCAGCTTGATAGTAAGGCAGCAGCCAAACAGGGGAAGAAGGCTGATACATTCTCTCTGGTTCGCACCTCACAACCACAATCTTTGCTACAGCTCAAAGATGTTGTCTTGTCTACTGCTATTGATTTGAAGCGAACAGCTCCAAGACCTGTTCTGACACCATCTGGAGTGAGTTCCAGGTCTGTATCCCCTTTCTCTAGAAGACCAAGCCCGCCTCGTTCAGctacacctattccaacaacaTCGGGACTTTCCTTCTCTAAAAGTATTACTGATAGTTTGAAGAAAACAAACGAACTTTTGAATCAGGAAGTGTTGAAGTTACGCGGTCAG GTTGAGACCCTGAGACAGAGATGTGAACTGCAAGAATTGGAGCTTCAAAGGTCAACAAAAAAGACTCAGGAAGCTATGGCACTGGCTGCCGAGGAATCTGCCAAATCTAAGGCTGCAAAGGAAGTTATAAAGTCACTTACAGCACAG CTCAAAGATCTGGCTGAGAGGCTTCCTCCCGGTGCTTATGATGCTGAAAACATCAGACCAGCTTACCTGCCAAATGGTCTGGAGCCAAATGGCATCCACTATCCAGAATTAAACGGTGAACGTCACACCAGGGCAGAGTCCATCAGTGGCTCTAGTTTGGCTTCCATAGGACTTGAATCATCCCTATTGAATAGAACCGAGGGCACTTTGCCTGGAAGCTATGGAGCTAATCTTTACCTGCAAAACCGGGGATCTGTAACCTCTAATGGGACAGATGATTACCCGAATGTTAAATTGCCAAATGGCAGCAGCATGATTCAGCCAAGCAGCAGTACTGTGTCAGATATGGTTGATGGTAGGGATTCTGGAGATTTCCAAGATGATGAGAGTGGTTTGAGATCAAGAAACACCATAGTGCCTGCTAATAGTAATCAAGTTGAGGCAGAATGGATTGAACAATATGAACCTGGTGTCTACATTACACTGGTCGCCTTGGGTGATGGAACAAGAGATCTGAAGCGAGTGCGATTCAG CCGGCGAAGATTTGGAGAGCACCAAGCAGAGACTTGGTGGTCGGAGAACCGCGATAGGGTATACGAAAGGTACAATGTTCGAAGCACGGACAAGTCTTCCGGCCAAGCGGCACGTAGGACAGAGGGTGCTGGTTCACCTGTTTTATAA
- the LOC100783805 gene encoding L-type lectin-domain containing receptor kinase S.6 encodes MLCLFLLLLLLLFTFPSLVLTLPFFPSDNLTLYGDAFFTRNAITLTTQHSKCSSSSIGRAFFIYPVRFLDPQTNSTASFSCRFSFSILSSPSCPSADGLAFLIASSTHFPTLSSGYMGLPSSSFSSFFAVEFDTAFHPFLGDINDNHVAVDVNSLASSFASVDAASRGVDLKSGKIITAWVEYRHAMRMVRVWIGYSSTRPPTPILATQIDLSERLEDFMHVGFTASNGEGSSVHLVHHWQFKTFGYDDDSRSMDVVEEGDCFLCYEGDSKMALGLAGLTAFVVSGLAAMVVVCVFLTKNKACIRKKNKEEQGQSCRFQTSKVPTRLSLSDIKSATMGFNRDRLVGEGASAKVYKGYLPFGGDVAVKRFERDNGLDCLHNPFATEFATMVGYLRHKNLVQLKGWCCEGNELVLVYEFLPNGSLNKVLHRNFNSSIVLSWQQRLNIVLGVASALTYLHEECERQIIHRDVKTCNIMLDADFTAKLGDFGLAEVYEHSSSTRDATIPAGTMGYLAPEYVYSGVPTVKTDVYSFGVVVLEVATGRKPVEDDGTVVVDFVWGLWGKRKLIEAADPRLMGKFDEKEMERMLLVGLLCVHPDYEKRPRVREATRILKKEAPLPLLPTSKPRVRIRPICPDDDTSEAQSVVADWLSTDDAPYLTPRSQFY; translated from the exons ATGCTTtgtctcttcctcctcctccttcttcttctcttcacctTCCCCTCCCTCGTTCTCACCCTCCCTTTCTTCCCCTCTGATAACCTCACCCTCTACGGTGACGCCTTCTTCACCCGCAACGCCATCACCCTCACCACCCAACACTCCAAATGCTCCTCTTCTTCCATCGGAAGAGCTTTCTTCATCTACCCCGTCCGTTTTCTTGACCCGCAAACAAACTCCACCGCCTCCTTCTCCTGCCGCTTCTCCTTCTCCATCCTCTCCTCCCCTTCTTGCCCCTCCGCCGACGGCCTCGCCTTCCTCATCGCCTCCTCCACCCACTTCCCCACCCTCTCCTCCGGTTACATGGGCCTCccttcctcctccttctcctctttCTTCGCCGTCGAATTCGACACCGCCTTCCACCCCTTCCTTGGTGACATCAACGATAACCACGTCGCCGTCGATGTCAACAGCCTCGCCTCCTCATTCGCCTCAGTCGACGCCGCGTCCCGAGGCGTCGACCTCAAGAGCGGGAAAATCATCACTGCATGGGTGGAGTATAGGCATGCAATGAGAATGGTACGTGTGTGGATCGGCTATTCCTCAACTAGACCCCCAACTCCGATTCTTGCTACCCAAATTGACCTTTCTGAGAGACTTGAGGACTTCATGCACGTTGGTTTCACTGCCTCCAACGGAGAAGGGTCGAGTGTTCACCTTGTTCATCATTGGCAGTTCAAGACTTTCGGCTATGATGATGATTCTCGCTCCATGGATGTCGTGGAGGAAGGTGACTGTTTCTTGTGTTATGAAGGGGATTCCA AGATGGCTCTTGGGTTGGCAGGGTTGACGGCGTTTGTGGTGTCGGGTTTGGCGGCAATGGTTGTGGTGTGTGTTTTCTTGACAAAGAATAAAGCTTGTATTAGGAAGAAGAATAAGGAAGAACAAGGGCAAAGTTGTAGGTTTCAGACGAGTAAAGTGCCAACAAGGTTGTCACTTTCTGACATTAAGTCTGCTACAATGGGGTTCAATCGAGATAGGCTTGTTGGGGAGGGTGCATCTGCAAAAGTGTATAAAGGGTATCTTCCTTTTGGAGGAGACGTGGCAGTGAAGAGATTTGAGAGAGATAACGGTTTGGATTGTTTGCACAACCCTTTTGCCACAGAGTTTGCCACCATGGTGGGTTACTTGCGGCACAAGAATTTGGTTCAGCTCAAGGGGTGGTGCTGTGAGGGGAATGAGTTGGTTCTGGTTTATGAGTTCCTCCCCAATGGGAGCCTCAATAAGGTTTTGCATAGAAACTTCAATTCTTCCATTGTTCTTTCGTGGCAGCAAAGGCTGAACATTGTTCTCGGGGTTGCTTCTGCTCTTACCTACCTTCATGAGGAGTGTGAGAGGCAGATCATTCATAGGGATGTGAAGACATGCAACATAATGCTTGATGCTGATTTCACTGCCAAGTTAGGGGATTTTGGGCTTGCGGAAGTGTATGAGCACAGTTCTAGCACGAGGGATGCTACTATACCAGCAGGGACAATGGGGTATCTTGCTCCTGAATATGTTTATTCTGGTGTTCCTACTGTGAAGACTGATGTGTACAGCTTTGGGGTGGTGGTGTTGGAAGTGGCAACTGGTAGAAAGCCTGTGGAGGATGATGGCACCGTGGTTGTGGATTTTGTGTGGGGTTTGTGGGGAAAGAGGAAGCTCATTGAAGCTGCTGATCCAAGATTGATGGgaaaatttgatgaaaaagAGATGGAAAGGATGTTATTGGTGGGGCTTCTTTGTGTGCACCCTGATTATGAGAAGAGGCCAAGAGTGAGAGAAGCAACAAGAATTCTTAAGAAGGAAGCACCACTTCCTTTGTTGCCAACCAGTAAACCAAGGGTGAGAATTAGGCCTATTTGTCCTGATGATGATACCTCTGAAGCACAGAGTGTTGTTGCGGATTGGCTCAGCACAGATGATGCTCCTTATTTGACCCCTAGAAGCCAGTTTTACTAG